A window from Sinanaerobacter sp. ZZT-01 encodes these proteins:
- a CDS encoding TM1266 family iron-only hydrogenase system putative regulator — translation METRLALIGIIVEDKDSVEKMNALLHEYGSYIVGRMGIPYPRRQVSVISVIIDAPNDVISTLSGKIGMLPHVSTKTIYSKVPTIC, via the coding sequence ATGGAAACTAGACTGGCATTAATTGGAATCATTGTTGAGGATAAGGATTCTGTTGAAAAAATGAATGCACTTTTGCACGAATACGGCAGCTATATTGTAGGCCGTATGGGAATCCCTTACCCAAGACGCCAGGTTTCGGTAATCAGTGTCATCATAGATGCTCCTAATGATGTTATCAGTACACTTTCAGGAAAAATCGGAATGCTTCCTCATGTCAGTACAAAGACCATATACTCGAAGGTGCCGACCATATGCTAA
- the hydE gene encoding [FeFe] hydrogenase H-cluster radical SAM maturase HydE, with protein MLNFMQGKQLIDTLFKEKRLDNTSFQLLIESVSPLSQTLQEETSSLSMELSSYLFEKAREVTAIHFQNHIYKRGLIEFTNYCQNDCYYCGIRRSNGNASRYRLNKQAILECCEQGYILGFRTFVLQGGEDPYYTDTILTDIISSIKNRYSDCAITLSLGEKSKESFLSYFNAGADRYLLRHETADETHYSKLHPSIQKLESRKQCLLNLKEIGYQTGTGFMVGSPYQTTQTLVEDLQFIHELQPHMVGIGPFLPHHQTPFANKSAGSLQRTLCLISILRFMLPTLLIPATTALGTIHPKGRELGILAGANVVMPNLSPLSIRKKYMLYDNKICTGEEAAECQGCLSNRMNNIGRILVIDRGDAPERN; from the coding sequence ATGCTAAATTTCATGCAGGGTAAACAGCTCATTGATACTCTTTTTAAAGAAAAAAGATTGGACAATACTTCTTTTCAGTTATTAATTGAAAGCGTTTCTCCATTAAGTCAAACCCTACAAGAAGAAACCTCTTCTCTTTCAATGGAGCTGTCGTCTTATCTCTTTGAGAAGGCCAGAGAAGTTACTGCAATCCATTTTCAAAATCATATTTATAAACGGGGTTTAATTGAATTCACAAACTACTGTCAAAATGACTGCTATTATTGCGGTATTCGAAGAAGCAATGGCAATGCATCACGCTACCGATTAAATAAGCAAGCAATTTTGGAATGCTGCGAGCAGGGCTATATACTCGGTTTTCGAACCTTTGTGCTGCAAGGAGGCGAGGACCCCTACTATACGGACACCATCTTGACTGATATAATCTCTTCAATCAAAAACAGATATTCGGATTGTGCTATCACACTCTCCTTAGGGGAAAAAAGCAAGGAAAGCTTTCTCTCTTATTTTAATGCAGGAGCAGATCGATATCTGTTAAGACATGAGACAGCAGATGAAACACACTATAGCAAGCTGCACCCTTCTATTCAGAAATTAGAAAGCCGCAAGCAATGTCTGTTGAATTTAAAGGAAATTGGTTATCAGACCGGAACCGGATTTATGGTAGGTTCTCCTTATCAGACTACGCAGACATTGGTTGAAGATTTGCAGTTTATTCACGAATTACAACCTCATATGGTAGGAATCGGTCCATTTTTACCTCATCACCAGACTCCGTTTGCAAACAAGTCCGCCGGGAGCTTACAAAGAACGCTATGTTTAATTAGCATTCTGCGCTTTATGCTTCCCACTCTCTTAATTCCTGCCACGACTGCGCTGGGCACAATCCATCCGAAAGGCCGTGAACTCGGTATTTTAGCAGGTGCCAACGTAGTTATGCCAAATTTATCTCCGCTCAGCATACGCAAAAAGTATATGCTGTATGATAATAAAATTTGTACAGGGGAAGAAGCAGCAGAATGTCAAGGCTGCCTTTCAAACCGTATGAACAACATTGGCCGTATCCTAGTTATAGATCGGGGTGATGCCCCGGAAAGGAATTAA
- the hydG gene encoding [FeFe] hydrogenase H-cluster radical SAM maturase HydG yields MRYDPASMKAEEFINNEEILSTIEYAKANKNNQKLISTLIEKARNCKGLTHREAAVLLECQIAEENEKMFTLAKEIKQKLYGNRIVMFAPLYLSNYCVNGCVYCPYHHQNEHISRKKLTQEEIVCEVRALQDMGHKRLALETGEDPVNNPIEYVLESIKTIYSIHHKNGAIRRVNVNIAATSVQNYRKLKDAGIGTYILFQETYHKENYELLHPVGPKHDYAYHTEAMDRAMEAGIDDVGIGVLFGLNLYRYDFIGLLMHAEHLEAAFGVGPHTISVPRIRPADDIDPNNFTNSISDDIFSKIIAVLRIAVPYTGMIISTRENEETRKRVLDLGISQISGGSRTSVGGYAKEEKEEDNSSQFELNDTRTLDEIVNWLLDMDYIPSFCTACYREGRTGDRFMSLVKSGQIANCCLPNALMTLKEYLEDYASEDTKQKGETLISKEVEHITNEKVRAIAKDHLSELHNGKRDFRF; encoded by the coding sequence ATGCGTTATGATCCAGCTTCCATGAAAGCAGAAGAATTTATCAACAATGAGGAAATCCTCTCTACCATTGAGTATGCTAAAGCCAACAAAAATAACCAGAAGTTAATTTCTACTCTGATCGAAAAAGCAAGAAACTGCAAAGGTCTTACTCACCGAGAAGCCGCAGTGCTTTTAGAATGTCAGATAGCAGAAGAAAATGAAAAAATGTTTACTTTGGCAAAAGAAATCAAACAAAAACTATACGGTAACCGTATCGTCATGTTTGCACCGCTGTACTTATCTAATTACTGTGTAAATGGATGCGTATATTGTCCTTACCACCATCAGAACGAACATATATCAAGAAAAAAGCTGACCCAAGAGGAAATTGTCTGTGAAGTGCGTGCTTTACAAGATATGGGACATAAACGTCTCGCGCTGGAAACCGGTGAAGACCCCGTCAATAACCCAATTGAGTACGTCTTGGAAAGTATCAAGACAATCTACAGTATTCATCATAAAAACGGGGCAATCCGAAGAGTCAACGTCAATATTGCTGCCACCAGTGTGCAAAATTACCGCAAGCTGAAAGATGCAGGAATCGGCACCTATATCTTATTCCAAGAAACGTACCACAAAGAAAATTATGAGCTACTTCATCCGGTAGGACCAAAACATGATTATGCCTACCATACTGAAGCGATGGATCGTGCGATGGAAGCCGGTATTGATGATGTCGGCATCGGTGTTTTATTTGGGCTCAATCTATATCGCTATGACTTCATTGGTCTTTTAATGCATGCAGAACATCTGGAGGCTGCATTCGGAGTCGGCCCTCACACAATCAGCGTTCCAAGAATTCGCCCGGCAGATGACATCGACCCAAATAATTTTACGAATTCTATCAGCGATGACATCTTTTCTAAGATTATTGCTGTTTTGCGAATCGCGGTTCCTTATACCGGTATGATTATCTCCACTAGAGAAAATGAAGAAACGAGAAAACGTGTACTGGATCTTGGCATTTCACAAATCAGTGGTGGCTCTCGCACAAGTGTTGGTGGTTATGCAAAAGAAGAGAAAGAAGAAGATAATTCCTCACAATTTGAATTGAATGATACAAGAACGCTGGATGAAATCGTAAATTGGCTTTTAGATATGGATTACATTCCGAGCTTCTGCACTGCGTGCTACCGGGAAGGACGCACGGGGGACCGTTTTATGAGTCTCGTGAAATCCGGACAAATTGCAAATTGCTGCCTGCCAAATGCACTTATGACATTAAAAGAATATTTGGAAGACTATGCTTCAGAAGATACAAAGCAAAAAGGTGAAACGTTGATTTCCAAGGAAGTCGAGCATATTACAAATGAAAAGGTACGCGCCATTGCAAAGGATCATTTAAGTGAACTTCATAACGGAAAACGAGATTTTCGTTTCTAG
- the hydF gene encoding [FeFe] hydrogenase H-cluster maturation GTPase HydF, producing the protein MSLNETPRANQLHIGLFGRRNCGKSSLINALTNQQIAVVSDVAGTTTDSVYKSMEIHGIGPCVFIDTPGFDDEGTLGNLRMEETKKASEKTDLALILFHKNAIDLECKWAKSFEQKNIPVVAVLSKSDCLTEEEQSELALFINKQSGLRPIVCSVNNADSIEMLRNEIIEALPSDYEKESITGELAKPGDLVLLVMPQDIQAPKGRLILPQVQVLRELLDKKCFPVCTTADTVDAALSSLSKAPDLIITDSQVFKSVYEKKPAQSKLTSFSILFAGYKGDLPYYLEGAKAIASLAPHSRVLIAEACTHAPLSEDIGREKLPRLLRQRIGNELTVDIVSGVDFPKELHSYDLIIQCGACMFNRQYVLTRIGLAKKQSIPMTNYGVALAYLSGILDSIDYTI; encoded by the coding sequence ATGAGTTTAAATGAAACGCCGAGAGCAAACCAATTACACATTGGTCTTTTCGGAAGGAGAAACTGTGGAAAATCATCTTTAATCAATGCTCTAACTAATCAGCAGATTGCCGTGGTTTCGGATGTAGCCGGAACCACGACCGATTCCGTGTACAAATCTATGGAAATACACGGCATCGGTCCATGTGTCTTCATCGATACACCCGGATTTGACGATGAAGGCACATTGGGTAATCTTCGTATGGAAGAAACGAAAAAAGCTTCTGAAAAGACGGATTTGGCCTTGATTTTATTTCACAAAAATGCGATAGACTTAGAATGTAAATGGGCAAAGAGCTTTGAACAAAAAAACATTCCAGTCGTTGCCGTCCTCAGTAAGTCCGACTGCTTAACAGAAGAAGAACAGTCGGAGCTTGCGCTTTTTATAAATAAGCAATCCGGCCTACGCCCCATTGTTTGTTCCGTAAACAATGCAGACAGTATTGAAATGCTTCGAAATGAAATCATCGAAGCACTTCCTTCTGATTATGAAAAAGAAAGCATTACCGGTGAGCTGGCCAAGCCAGGTGATCTTGTTCTTTTGGTAATGCCACAGGATATTCAAGCACCGAAGGGCCGTTTAATCCTGCCTCAAGTGCAAGTACTTCGGGAATTATTAGACAAAAAATGTTTTCCGGTCTGCACAACTGCCGATACTGTAGATGCTGCTTTGTCTTCCCTTTCTAAAGCACCGGATTTAATCATTACCGATTCACAGGTTTTTAAATCCGTATATGAGAAAAAGCCTGCTCAAAGCAAGCTTACTTCTTTCTCTATATTATTTGCAGGTTATAAGGGTGATTTGCCTTATTATCTAGAAGGTGCAAAAGCAATCGCATCGTTAGCTCCGCATTCACGTGTGCTGATTGCAGAAGCTTGTACACATGCTCCCTTGTCTGAAGACATTGGCCGGGAAAAACTCCCCCGCTTATTACGCCAACGGATTGGCAACGAGCTTACCGTTGACATCGTCAGCGGAGTCGATTTTCCTAAGGAGCTGCATTCGTATGATTTAATTATACAATGCGGTGCATGTATGTTTAACCGACAATACGTCTTAACCCGTATTGGTCTAGCTAAGAAACAAAGCATTCCAATGACCAATTACGGAGTCGCCTTAGCGTATCTTTCGGGTATTTTAGATTCAATCGATTATACAATCTAA
- a CDS encoding M15 family metallopeptidase: protein MKKRKLIKGVICLSLVGVSAFGLNQMMKKQTDVTGKFLENMVVSAVEPDNETLAKQDYTVLVDAEHPLQRDFVPDNLVTVSYTEEKLTEVAAKQMTAMIRDLEKEGYTILPLSGYRSYDRQQTLFDRKVFELMQADKSLTKEKAEKKAIEFVELPGTSEHQTGLAMDVALRDDETDPPMEETPEGKWLIDNVYRYGFIVRYPDTGDAKKDVSYEPWHLRYVGTELAEKLQKSGVRLEEYKANILS, encoded by the coding sequence ATGAAAAAGAGAAAATTGATAAAAGGAGTAATTTGTTTAAGTTTGGTTGGAGTTTCTGCATTTGGTTTGAATCAAATGATGAAAAAACAGACAGACGTAACAGGAAAATTTTTAGAAAATATGGTAGTCTCGGCTGTAGAGCCGGACAATGAAACACTTGCAAAACAGGATTATACCGTACTTGTTGATGCAGAGCATCCTTTGCAAAGAGATTTTGTACCTGATAATTTAGTCACTGTAAGCTATACAGAAGAAAAATTGACGGAAGTAGCAGCAAAACAAATGACCGCAATGATTAGGGATTTAGAAAAAGAAGGGTATACCATTCTTCCATTAAGTGGCTATCGTTCTTATGACCGCCAGCAGACATTATTTGATCGCAAAGTATTTGAATTAATGCAGGCAGATAAATCCCTTACAAAGGAAAAAGCAGAAAAAAAAGCCATTGAATTCGTAGAACTTCCAGGAACCAGCGAGCATCAAACCGGACTGGCGATGGATGTCGCACTGCGAGATGACGAAACCGATCCGCCAATGGAAGAAACGCCGGAAGGAAAATGGCTGATTGACAATGTGTATCGGTATGGATTTATTGTACGGTATCCGGATACAGGCGATGCGAAAAAAGATGTTTCCTATGAACCATGGCACCTGAGATATGTGGGTACAGAATTAGCTGAAAAATTACAAAAAAGCGGAGTGCGCTTAGAAGAATACAAAGCGAATATTTTATCCTAA
- a CDS encoding sensor histidine kinase: MNKNEFTTLKIKLIIRIIGNVFFAVIAAMLVIYIAVDGFLQRPIANLADQLGLYHLLLQLKIPLIAVMIILFLLLGIFLAMGKLSYYLNAVSRGIDQVFDEKKNIVELPEGLEAMETKLNRVKYDLQKRQLEAKESEQQKNDLVVYLAHDLRTPMTSILGYLNLLEAEKDMEQEKREKYRGIVLNKAKRMELLLDELFEITRFNATSIELIERKVNLNIMLEQLIEEFYPLLSEKQLSYKIVQDENVEIIADPDQLARVFDNLLRNAVAYSETETEILIELLKTERIAIIRFTNHGMTIPKEKLDRIFERFYRVDEARTTANGGAGLGLAIAKKIVTIHKGSIRAESKNLETILTVELPLKKSLRN, translated from the coding sequence ATGAATAAAAATGAATTTACGACCTTAAAGATAAAATTAATAATTCGGATTATCGGAAATGTATTTTTTGCTGTCATTGCTGCCATGCTTGTGATTTATATAGCGGTAGATGGATTTTTGCAAAGACCTATTGCCAATTTGGCAGATCAATTAGGGCTATATCATCTCTTGCTTCAGTTAAAAATTCCGTTGATTGCGGTAATGATCATTCTTTTCCTTCTCCTAGGCATTTTTCTTGCTATGGGGAAGCTTTCCTATTATCTGAATGCAGTAAGCAGAGGAATTGATCAAGTTTTTGACGAAAAGAAAAATATTGTAGAGTTGCCTGAAGGATTGGAAGCGATGGAAACAAAGCTGAATCGTGTGAAATATGATTTACAGAAACGACAGCTGGAGGCGAAAGAAAGCGAGCAGCAAAAAAATGATTTGGTAGTGTATTTAGCACATGATCTGCGTACGCCGATGACATCCATATTAGGATATTTAAATCTTTTAGAAGCAGAGAAAGATATGGAGCAGGAAAAAAGAGAAAAGTATCGCGGCATTGTACTTAATAAGGCAAAACGAATGGAGCTGCTTTTAGATGAGCTTTTCGAAATCACCCGATTTAATGCAACCAGTATTGAACTGATTGAGCGCAAGGTGAATCTAAATATCATGCTGGAACAACTGATTGAAGAATTTTATCCACTGCTGTCAGAGAAGCAGTTATCCTATAAAATAGTGCAGGATGAAAATGTAGAGATTATTGCGGATCCCGATCAGCTGGCACGTGTTTTTGATAATCTACTGAGGAATGCGGTTGCGTATAGTGAAACGGAGACAGAGATTCTCATTGAACTTTTAAAAACAGAGCGGATAGCAATCATAAGATTTACAAATCATGGGATGACGATTCCAAAAGAGAAGCTGGATCGTATTTTTGAACGTTTTTATCGTGTAGATGAAGCGAGAACGACAGCAAACGGCGGTGCTGGGTTGGGATTGGCCATTGCTAAAAAAATAGTAACGATTCATAAAGGAAGTATCAGGGCCGAAAGTAAAAATTTAGAAACAATTTTAACTGTAGAGCTGCCTCTTAAGAAATCTTTAAGAAATTAG
- a CDS encoding response regulator transcription factor translates to MSTILIVDDEKEIVDLIEIYMKSEGFFIEKAYDGVQALELIDKKEIDLLILDVMMPGMNGLEVCQRVRYKRKLPIILLSAKSEDIDKIMGLGMGADDYITKPFHPLELIARVKSQLTRFAQLTGDLGKENYDEVSIRGLFMDSRSHRVTVFEQEIDLTPTEFDILFLLTSHAGKVFSAEEIFHQVWKEKYLDSNNTVMVHIRKIREKIESNTRKPKFIKTVWGVGYVVEK, encoded by the coding sequence ATGAGTACCATTTTAATTGTGGATGACGAGAAGGAAATCGTTGATTTAATAGAAATTTATATGAAAAGCGAAGGCTTTTTTATTGAAAAAGCGTACGATGGCGTACAGGCATTAGAATTAATCGACAAAAAAGAAATTGATTTGTTGATTTTGGATGTAATGATGCCGGGAATGAATGGTCTTGAGGTATGTCAGCGCGTTCGCTATAAAAGAAAATTACCAATTATATTACTCAGTGCAAAGTCAGAGGATATCGATAAAATAATGGGTCTGGGTATGGGAGCCGATGATTACATTACGAAACCGTTTCATCCGTTGGAATTGATTGCAAGAGTAAAGTCACAGCTTACGCGGTTCGCACAATTGACCGGAGACTTGGGTAAAGAGAACTATGATGAAGTAAGCATTCGAGGTTTATTTATGGACAGCCGGAGTCATAGAGTCACGGTCTTTGAACAGGAGATTGATTTAACGCCTACCGAGTTTGATATTTTATTTCTGCTGACATCACATGCGGGTAAAGTTTTTTCCGCCGAAGAGATTTTTCACCAGGTATGGAAAGAAAAATATTTGGATTCCAATAACACTGTCATGGTGCATATTCGTAAAATCAGAGAAAAAATAGAATCAAATACGAGAAAACCTAAGTTTATTAAAACGGTTTGGGGCGTTGGGTATGTGGTTGAGAAATGA
- a CDS encoding D-serine ammonia-lyase, with translation MTYDLEELKTKNSLLLPMMRTEPIFWINPNSGEKVEYPFEEKDISEAEARLRRFAPYLRIAFPQTEKTKGIIESPLIEIPNMQRALSERYGILHRGTLLMKCDSHLPVSGSIKARGGIHEVLKYAEDIAIEKGLLKKEDNYEVLTEPHFKELFSKYSVAVGSTGNLGLSIGIISAKLGFHVTIHMSSDARQWKKDMLRERGAVVVEYPDDYQKAVAEGRKEAEKDLMCHFVDDEGSSDLFLGYATAAKRLEKQLKEMGIQIDEEHPMFVYLPCGVGGGPGGVTFGLKEIYGENVHCFFAEPTHAPCMALGMMTGLHDQIACSDIGLDGKTAADGLAVGRASKLVGKIMETQLDGVFTIEDDELYTLLYLLSEEEKQYIEPSACAGFPGIAKVLSQEEYLKKNNLKDKMHQAVHIVWATGGSMVPREEMQNYLEKGKKFI, from the coding sequence ATGACATACGATTTAGAAGAGTTGAAAACAAAAAATTCCTTGCTTTTGCCAATGATGAGAACGGAACCTATTTTTTGGATCAATCCAAATAGTGGGGAAAAAGTGGAATATCCATTTGAAGAGAAAGACATTTCCGAAGCGGAAGCAAGACTCAGGCGTTTTGCACCTTATCTTCGTATAGCATTTCCGCAGACAGAGAAAACAAAAGGGATTATAGAATCACCGTTGATTGAGATTCCAAACATGCAGAGGGCTTTATCGGAACGTTACGGTATACTGCATAGGGGTACTTTGCTAATGAAATGCGACAGCCATTTGCCCGTATCTGGATCAATCAAAGCAAGAGGCGGAATTCATGAAGTTTTAAAATATGCAGAGGATATCGCAATAGAAAAAGGGCTGCTGAAAAAAGAAGATAATTATGAAGTACTCACGGAGCCCCATTTTAAAGAACTGTTTTCAAAATACAGTGTCGCAGTAGGCTCTACGGGAAATTTAGGATTGTCAATTGGCATTATTAGTGCAAAATTAGGGTTTCATGTGACCATTCATATGTCATCCGATGCAAGGCAATGGAAAAAGGATATGCTGCGAGAAAGGGGTGCAGTTGTAGTCGAATATCCGGATGATTATCAAAAAGCGGTTGCGGAAGGAAGAAAAGAAGCGGAAAAGGACCTGATGTGCCACTTTGTAGATGATGAAGGCTCTTCTGATTTATTTTTAGGTTATGCAACGGCAGCCAAACGCTTAGAAAAGCAGCTAAAAGAAATGGGGATTCAAATCGATGAAGAACATCCTATGTTCGTTTACTTGCCTTGTGGAGTAGGTGGTGGCCCGGGCGGTGTCACATTTGGATTGAAAGAGATTTATGGTGAAAATGTACATTGCTTCTTTGCAGAGCCAACGCATGCACCATGTATGGCACTGGGTATGATGACCGGACTGCATGATCAAATTGCTTGCAGTGACATCGGTTTGGACGGGAAGACCGCAGCAGATGGTTTGGCAGTTGGCAGAGCATCTAAATTGGTAGGAAAGATTATGGAAACGCAGTTAGATGGTGTATTTACGATAGAAGATGATGAGCTTTATACACTTCTTTATCTGCTTTCCGAGGAAGAAAAGCAATACATTGAGCCATCCGCTTGTGCCGGATTTCCGGGAATTGCAAAAGTACTTTCACAAGAAGAGTATCTGAAAAAAAATAATTTGAAGGATAAAATGCATCAAGCAGTTCATATTGTTTGGGCAACCGGAGGAAGTATGGTTCCGCGGGAAGAAATGCAAAATTATTTAGAAAAAGGAAAAAAATTTATTTAG
- a CDS encoding cation diffusion facilitator family transporter: protein MRKLLIKVFIKDYENIRDPHVRESYGKLAGVIGIVSNAFLCTLKILTGLLFHSIAILADGINNLADASSSFITLIGFRLASRPADEEHPYGHARIEYLTGVIVSVLIIVLGVQLCMRSFDKILHPDPLDFNYFTIGILIVSILIKIWQSLFNIKMGEIISSSTLKATGTDSRNDVIATSAVLFGILIGKATNLQLDGYLGMLVALFIIYSGFQLVKETADPLLGQAPDPELVNAISEKIMKHPDVLGVHDLVVHNYGPARIFASVHVEVDAHNDMIASHDMIDNLERTLSESLRIHLVVHMDPVDYKDPLTQIVKQQLKEIITEYDTILDIHDIRVVHGYTHHNVIFDVVISPQCSMSEEELKSHLAKDLQLCNPLYQPVITIDKNYTGDIEKH from the coding sequence ATGAGAAAATTATTAATAAAGGTCTTTATTAAAGATTATGAAAACATCAGAGACCCGCATGTTCGTGAAAGCTACGGTAAATTAGCTGGTGTCATCGGCATTGTTTCCAATGCCTTTTTGTGCACTTTAAAAATCCTCACAGGATTACTTTTTCACAGCATTGCCATCTTAGCTGACGGAATCAACAATTTAGCGGATGCCTCCTCTTCCTTTATTACTTTAATCGGATTTCGACTGGCCTCCCGTCCTGCCGATGAAGAACACCCTTACGGTCATGCGCGCATCGAATATTTGACCGGCGTCATTGTATCAGTTCTTATTATCGTACTTGGCGTCCAGCTATGCATGCGTTCCTTTGATAAAATCCTTCATCCCGATCCTTTGGATTTTAATTATTTTACAATTGGTATTTTAATCGTTTCAATCTTAATCAAAATCTGGCAATCCCTTTTTAATATAAAAATGGGAGAAATCATTTCCTCTTCTACTTTAAAAGCAACCGGAACAGACAGCCGAAATGATGTCATTGCAACCTCTGCTGTGTTGTTTGGTATTTTAATCGGTAAAGCAACCAATTTGCAGCTTGACGGATACCTAGGAATGCTTGTTGCTCTGTTCATTATCTATTCAGGCTTTCAGCTGGTTAAAGAGACAGCTGACCCTTTGCTCGGTCAAGCGCCAGACCCAGAGTTAGTCAATGCAATCAGTGAAAAAATCATGAAGCACCCTGATGTTTTAGGCGTACATGATCTAGTCGTTCACAACTATGGTCCTGCTCGTATTTTTGCATCGGTACACGTAGAAGTAGATGCGCACAACGATATGATTGCAAGCCATGATATGATCGACAATCTTGAACGAACCTTAAGTGAATCTCTTCGCATTCATCTTGTCGTTCATATGGACCCGGTCGATTATAAAGACCCTTTGACACAAATCGTAAAACAACAGCTCAAAGAGATCATTACGGAATATGATACTATTTTGGATATCCATGATATACGGGTTGTTCACGGCTACACACACCATAATGTTATTTTTGACGTCGTTATATCCCCACAGTGCAGTATGAGCGAGGAGGAATTAAAATCACATTTGGCCAAAGATCTTCAATTGTGTAATCCTCTATATCAGCCTGTCATTACAATTGATAAAAATTACACAGGCGACATTGAAAAGCATTGA
- a CDS encoding AraC family transcriptional regulator: MQYTSTGGNLDAEQKVIEKAKNVAKAFSNVTQIPVTFFYRENEMNWEWQPQGKLCNVFTDQCHCSESCLRTLNSAASTAHKLREAYIFVCNSGMIQVAYPVIYKKENCGCVFAGPFAMGSNRERVLRHILKRVVQKEAYEYKLIAFFSVIKMYSPKEVQYLYDLFQYSMLGALQMEREFGAVAVSENKKRGISIETERERIYPSELEDQLLEAVRRGNAEKAQVLFSDFFEKIKALEADNLGFVKIRLMELTGILSRVSSKNAVHTLNSYTYLECLDELNSAMTFQSVFGLIYNLIGRFANDAFLHMYEGNSETIRMGLRFIEENYKDDITLNDVAEFVHINPSYLSTLFKQEMGIAFTYYLTELRIDKSLRLLADTSFSLTEIALRVGFNSQSYFIKVFKSIMGMTPKEYRKKSNTHGSY, from the coding sequence ATGCAATATACTTCTACAGGTGGAAATTTGGATGCAGAGCAGAAAGTGATAGAAAAAGCAAAGAACGTTGCAAAGGCTTTTTCAAATGTCACTCAAATTCCGGTCACCTTTTTTTATCGGGAAAATGAAATGAATTGGGAATGGCAGCCACAGGGAAAATTATGCAATGTGTTCACAGACCAGTGTCATTGCAGTGAAAGCTGTCTCAGAACCTTAAATTCCGCTGCCAGCACAGCTCATAAGTTGCGGGAAGCCTATATTTTTGTCTGCAATTCAGGCATGATTCAAGTTGCATATCCAGTGATATATAAAAAAGAAAATTGCGGGTGTGTCTTTGCAGGTCCTTTTGCAATGGGTTCTAATCGTGAACGTGTTCTACGTCACATTTTAAAAAGAGTGGTGCAGAAAGAAGCATATGAATATAAATTAATTGCTTTTTTCAGCGTAATAAAGATGTATTCACCGAAAGAAGTACAGTATCTTTATGATTTGTTTCAGTACAGTATGCTGGGTGCTTTACAGATGGAGAGGGAGTTTGGAGCGGTTGCAGTTTCTGAGAATAAAAAGAGAGGCATATCTATCGAAACGGAAAGAGAACGAATTTATCCAAGTGAGCTAGAGGATCAGCTGCTGGAAGCGGTAAGACGTGGAAATGCCGAAAAAGCACAAGTTCTATTTTCAGACTTCTTTGAAAAGATAAAGGCATTAGAAGCAGATAATTTGGGATTTGTAAAAATTCGTCTGATGGAGCTTACGGGGATATTATCAAGAGTTTCTTCAAAAAATGCGGTGCATACCTTAAATTCTTATACGTATTTGGAATGTCTCGATGAGTTAAATAGCGCAATGACTTTTCAAAGCGTTTTCGGTCTTATTTATAATTTGATCGGCAGGTTTGCAAACGATGCATTTTTGCACATGTATGAAGGAAACTCAGAAACCATTCGAATGGGACTGCGCTTCATAGAAGAAAATTATAAAGATGACATTACATTAAATGATGTAGCAGAATTTGTCCATATCAATCCATCCTACTTATCAACGTTATTTAAGCAGGAAATGGGGATTGCATTTACTTATTATTTGACAGAATTGAGAATTGATAAAAGCCTGAGGCTGCTTGCGGATACAAGTTTTAGTTTGACTGAAATTGCACTTCGTGTAGGCTTTAATAGTCAAAGTTATTTTATTAAAGTATTTAAAAGTATAATGGGAATGACCCCTAAAGAATATCGGAAAAAATCGAATACACATGGAAGCTATTGA